From Argopecten irradians isolate NY chromosome 2, Ai_NY, whole genome shotgun sequence, the proteins below share one genomic window:
- the LOC138314609 gene encoding phospholipase B1, membrane-associated-like: MFLLFLVITVCTSVEGKAPWYQRYEKFFTEVLPNNATLTALWEEHMATYRRQTREISFSIPHFDCHITQAHSGQDATSVHMLHPGDVKIVAAMGDSLTAGNGILASNVIGDLLEYRGHSWSIGGDGSLEEVLTFPNILKKFGGYLYGFSEGIAKRNLTGANLNVANPGDVAANMPEQADLLVARMTNNPNVRISDDWKIVTLFIGGNDLCDYCSNPHQYSPENYVNHIRDALDILKAKLPKTFVNVVSIFDIAPIASMEKGIICTVVHSYVCECGQDPTNGPMLRQVTHAYQRGVEDLINSGRYDTSDDFTVVVQPFYKHTEPPKLDSTGKIDMSYFSPDCFHFNHKGHFASAISLWNNMLEAPAVKQQEWYLNQPFHCPAIQTYNPTGFFTTYKN; encoded by the exons ATGTTTCTGCTGTTTCTCGTCATCACAGTTTGCACCAGCGTGGAAG GTAAGGCACCGTGGTATCAACGGTATGAAAAGTTCTTTACCGAGGTGCTGCCAAACAATGCCACTCTGACAGCCCTGTGGGAAGAGCATATGGCCACGTATAGACGCCAG ACAAGAGAGATATCTTTTTCCATTCCACATTTTGACTGCCATATTACCCAAGCACACAGCGGACAAGACGCCACTTCGG TCCACATGTTACATCCTGGTGACGTCAAAATCGTGGCGGCCATGGGCGATTCCCTGACT gCTGGTAACGGTATTCTAGCATCGAATGTGATCGGTGACCTGCTGGAATATAGAGGCCACTCATGGAG CATTGGTGGAGATGGTTCTCTAGAGGAGGTTCTCACCTTCCCAA ATATTCTGAAGAAGTTCGGTGGGTATCTGTACGGCTTCTCTGAAGGAATTGCCAAGAGGAACCTAACAGGGGCTAACCTGAACGTGGCCAACCCAGGGGATGTCGCTGC GAACATGCCTGAACAAGCCGATCTGTTGGTCGCCCGGATGACGAATAATCCCAATGTGCGCATATCTGATGACTGGAAGATTGTTACTCTATTTATTGGCGGGAACGATCTTTGTGACTACTGCTCTAACCCG CACCAGTACAGTCCAGAGAACTATGTGAATCACATTCGGGACGCTCTTGACATCCTTAAAGCCAAGCTCCCAAAGACGTTCGTCAATGTCGTCAGTATATTTGACATAGCTCCAATTGCTTCAATGGAAAAAGGCATCATCTGTACCGTAGTACACTC ATATGTCTGCGAGTGTGGTCAGGATCCGACCAATGGTCCTATGTTGAGACAGGTTACGCATGCGTATCAGAGAGGTGTTGAAGATCTTATAAACAGTGGACGTTATGATACTAGTGACGATTTCACAGTTGTCGTCCAGCCATTTTATAAACACACAGAACCACCGAAACTG GACTCCACGGGTAAGATCGATATGTCTTACTTCAGTCCGGACTGTTTTCATTTTAACCACAAGGGACACTTCGCTTCAGCCATCTCGCTCTGGAACAACATG TTGGAAGCTCCCGCTGTAAAGCAACAGGAATGGTACCTGAACCAGCCTTTCCATTGTCCTGCCATTCAG aCTTATAACCCAACTGGATTCTTCACAACATACAAGAACTGA
- the LOC138314608 gene encoding phospholipase B1, membrane-associated-like: MMSISRIHLFITVHELHPSDIKVVAAMGDSLTAGNGIDALTILGDLTEYRGRSWSIGGEGVLRDRLTLPNILKQYSPNIRGWSTGTGNVNSAGANLNVAVAGSVSSDLPNQARMLVDRIRGDPYINAASDWKLVTLFIGGNDLCDYCTDTVKFSADNYANHIAQALDILHTELVRTFVNVVLIFDIAPIAAMEGGFFCNLAHDLVCACGKDKNNANMLYDATVDYQMATMELIGSGRYDTRDDFTAVIQPFFSNTVPPKTPGTEKIDLSYFSPDCFHFNAKGHGASALSLWNNMVESYPQKKQEWHLNEPFYCPGMQLLGINSGPFFATSQNS; the protein is encoded by the exons ATGATGAGTATTTCGAGGatacatttgtttattacaGTTCACGAACTTCACCCATCCGACATTAAAGTGGTCGCTGCTATGGGAGACTCGTTAACG GCTGGTAATGGCATTGATGCATTAACAATTCTCGGGGACTTAACCGAGTATAGAGGCAGATCCTGGAG CATCGGAGGCGAAGGGGTCCTGAGGGACAGACTCACCTTACCAA ATATCTTAAAACAATACAGCCCAAATATACGGGGATGGTCAACTGGGACCGGAAACGTGAACAGTGCGGGTGCAAACTTGAATGTAGCTGTTGCGGGAAGTGTTTCTTC AGACCTACCGAATCAGGCCAGGATGTTAGTGGACAGAATCCGCGGCGATCCCTACATCAACGCTGCATCCGACTGGAAGCTTGTCACATTGTTTATTGGTGGAAATGACTTGTGTGATTACTGTACTGACACT GTTAAGTTTAGTGCTGACAACTATGCCAACCATATTGCTCAGGCACTAGACATCCTCCATACCGAGCTCGTGCGCACATTTGTTAATGTTGTGCTCATTTTCGATATCGCACCGATTGCCGCTATGGAAGGTGGTTTCTTCTGCAACCTTGCCCACGA TCTCGTCTGTGCCTGTGGTAAGGATAAGAATAACGCGAACATGTTGTATGATGCCACCGTAGACTACCAAATGGCGACCATGGAACTGATAGGTAGCGGGAGATACGACACAAGAGACGACTTTACTGCAGTCATACAACCTTTCTTCAGTAACACTGTGCCACCAAAAACCCCGGGG ACGGAGAAGATTGATCTGTCCTATTTCTCGCCCGACTGTTTCCACTTCAACGCCAAAGGCCATGGTGCTTCCGCACTTTCTTTGTGGAATAATATG GTCGAGAGCTACCCTCAGAAGAAACAGGAATGGCATCTCAATGAACCATTTTACTGCCCAGGAATGCAACTTCTG GGCATCAATTCCGGACCGTTTTTCGCCACAAGCCAGAATTCATAA